Part of the Streptomyces sp. WMMC500 genome is shown below.
CAGCGGGTACGTACCCTCCATCTCGATGGGGTTCTGGGTGGCGACCACCATGAACGGGACGGGCAGCTCGTACGTCTGCGTGTCGATGGTGACCTGCCGCTCCTCCATCGACTCCAGCAGCGCCGACTGGGTCTTGGGGGAGGCCCTGTTGATCTCGTCGCCGATGACGATCTGGGCGAAGATCGCGCCGGGCTTGAACTCGAAGTCCCGGCTCTGCTGGTCGTAGACGCTCACGCCGGTGATGTCGGAGGGCAGCAGGTCGGGTGTGAACTGGATGCGGCGCACGGAGCAGTCGATCGACTTCGCCAGCGCCTTGGCGAGCATGGTCTTCCCGACGCCCGGCACGTCCTCGATCAAGAGGTGGCCCTCGGCGAGCAGGACGGTCAGCGACAGCCTGACCGCCTCGGGCTTGCCCTCGATCACGCTCTCCACCGACCGCCGGACATCGTCCGCGGTACTGGTCAGATCGCTGAGGCTCGCTCGCTCGTCATACGTCGTCACCGGCCCTCCTCGGCCCGTCGCACGGGCCGTGCGCCGCGGTCGCGGTCCGGCCCTCCCCGATACCGTGGTGCCCCGCGCGCGGCCGGCACGGCCGGCGCGCAACGGAGCCACCACACCCGCATTCTTGCTGCCGAATGCCGGTTTCGTCAGTCGCCCGCCGTGATTTGCTCCGCGGACACCTCGCGGAGCAGTCCCGTGCGCACGTCGAACACGAAGCCTCGCACGTCGTCGGTGTGCAGCAGGAACGGGGAGGTCTCCACCCGGCGGATGGACTGGCGCACGTCCTGGTCCAGGTCGCGGAACGACTCCACCGACCACGCCGGCCGCTGGCCGACCTCGGCCTCCAGCTCGAAGCGGAACTCCTCGGTGATGCTGAGCAGGCCGCAGTCGGTGTGGTGGATCAGCACCACACTGCGGGTGCCCAGGGCGCGCTGGCTGATGGTCAGCGAGCGGATGGTGTCGTCGGTGACCACGCCGCCGGCGTTGCGGATGGTGTGGCAGTCGCCCAGCTCCAGGCCGAGCGCGGCGTGCAGGTCCAGGCGGGCGTCCATGCAGGCGACCACCGCCACCCGCAGCACGGGCCTGGCGTCCATGCCGGGGTCGGCGAAGCCGCCGGCGTACGCGCGGTTGGCGGTCACGAGCCGGTCGGTGACGGTGGCGGCGAGGGCGTTGTTTCCGGTCGACGTGCTCTCAGCGGGCGTCATGCCTACGACGGTATCCGGGCCGGGGCGCCGGTGCCCGCCCCGGGTGAGGTAGCCCACAGAGAGCAACGCGCGCGGCGCCCGCCCGCCACCGCGACGGGGCGCGCCTTCGGTGCTTGACCGACCGGGGGGTGCAGTGGGCTAAAGTGACGCGAAGTGGGAGCCGTGGCGCCCCCTTTCCTGCGGTTCGCCCGCCGCACCCGCGGCCGGCGGCCCGCTCCGGGCCCGGCCGGCGCCGCCGCGCAGGGCGCAGCGGCCGCTCCCCTTCGGCGAACGGGCGGGACAGGAGGCGGCACCGTGAACGACGCACGCGCCGCTGTCCACGTCCCCGTCATGCTGCGCCGCACCACGGAACTGCTGGCCCCGGCGCTGTCCTCGCCGGGCGCGGTGGCCGTCGACTGCACGCTGGGCCTCGGCGGCCACAGCGAGGCCCTGCTCGCCGCCCACCCCGGGCTGCGGCTCGTCGCGCTGGACCGCGACCCCGCGGCCCTGGAGCTGGCCGGCCGGCGGCTGGCTCCGTACACCGGGCGGGTGACGCTGGTACACGCGGTCTACGACGAGCTGCCCGCCGTGCTGGAGAAGCTGGACGTCGGGCCGGTGCGGGGGGTCCTCTTCGACCTGGGCGTGTCGTCCATGCAACTGGACGAGGCCGGGCGCGGCTTCGCGTACGCGCAGGACGCGCCGCTGGACATGCGGATGGACCAGTCCCGGGGCGCGAGCGCCGCCGAGGTGCTGAACACGT
Proteins encoded:
- a CDS encoding carbonic anhydrase produces the protein MTPAESTSTGNNALAATVTDRLVTANRAYAGGFADPGMDARPVLRVAVVACMDARLDLHAALGLELGDCHTIRNAGGVVTDDTIRSLTISQRALGTRSVVLIHHTDCGLLSITEEFRFELEAEVGQRPAWSVESFRDLDQDVRQSIRRVETSPFLLHTDDVRGFVFDVRTGLLREVSAEQITAGD